The Muntiacus reevesi chromosome 10, mMunRee1.1, whole genome shotgun sequence genome has a segment encoding these proteins:
- the UGCG gene encoding ceramide glucosyltransferase has translation MALLDLALEGMAVFGFVLFLVLWLMHFMAIIYTRLHLNKKATDKQPYSKLPGVSLLKPLKGVDPNLINNLETFFELDYPKYEVLLCVQDHDDPAIDVCKKLLGKYPNVDARLFIGGKKVGINPKINNLMPGYEVAKYDLIWICDSGIRVIPDTLTDMVNQMTEKVGLVHGLPYVADRQGFAATLEQVYFGTSHPRSYISANVTGFKCVTGMSCLMRKDVLDQAGGLIAFAQYIAEDYFMAKAIADRGWRFAMSTQVAMQNSGSYSISQFQSRMIRWTKLRINMLPATIICEPISECFVASLIIGWAAHHVFRWDIMVFFMCHCLAWFIFDYIQLRGVQGGTLCFSKLDYAVAWFIRESMTIYIFLSALWDPTISWRTGRYRLRCGGTAEEILDV, from the exons CCGATTACACCTCAACAAGAAGGCAACAGACAAACAGCCATATAGCAAGCTGCCAGGGGTGTCTCTTCTGAAACCGCTGAAAGGAGTAGATCCTAACCTAATCAACAACTTGGAAACATTCTTTGAATTGGATTATCCCAAG TATGAAGTACTCCTCTGTGTCCAAGACCATGATGATCCAGCCATTGATGTGTGTAAGAAGCTTCTTGGGAAATATCCAAATGTTGATGCTAGATTGTTTATAG gtGGCAAAAAGGTTGGCATTAATCCTAAGATTAATAATTTAATGCCAGGATATGAAGTTGCGAAGTATGATCTTATATGGATTTGTGATAGTGGAATAAGAG TGATTCCAGACACACTCACGGACATGGTTAACCAAATGACAGAAAAAGTAGGGCTGGTTCACGGGCTGCCGTATGTAGCAGACAGACAGGGCTTTGCAGCTACGCTAGAACAG GTATATTTTGGAACCTCTCATCCAAGGTCCTATATCTCTGCCAATGTCACTGGTTTCAAATGTGTGACGGGAATGTCTTGTTTAATGAGAAAGGATGTGTTAGATCAAGCAGGAGGGCTTATAGCTTTTGCTCAATATATTGCTGAAGATTACTTTATGGCCAAAGCAATAGCTGACCG AGGTTGGAGGTTTGCAATGTCCACTCAAGTTGCAATGCAAAACTCTGGCTCATATTCAATTTCTCAATTTCAGTCCAGAATGATCAG gtggACCAAATTGCGAATTAACATGCTTCCTGCTACAATAATTTGCGAGCCAATTTCAGAATGCTTTGTTGCCAGTCTAATTATTGGATGGGCAGCCCACCATGTATTCAGATGGGATATTATGGTATTTTTCATGTGTCATTGCCTGGCATGGTTTATATTTGACTACATTCAACTCAGGGGTGTCCAG GGTGGCACACTGTGTTTTTCAAAGCTTGATTATGCAGTAGCTTGGTTCATCCGTGAATCCATgacaatatacatttttttgtcGGCATTATGGGACCCAACGATAAGCTGGAGAACTGGTCGCTACAGACTGCGCTGTGGAGGCACAGCTGAGGAAATTCTAGATGTATAA